One stretch of Anolis carolinensis isolate JA03-04 chromosome 3, rAnoCar3.1.pri, whole genome shotgun sequence DNA includes these proteins:
- the agxt gene encoding alanine--glyoxylate aminotransferase: protein MCSVFLVQQTTSWARVCLPLLSAQSCRTMSSQKLQVAPPAPLLRPMFVPERLLMGPGPSNSPPRVLSAGGRQLIGHIHKEMIEIMDEIKVGIQYAFQTQNPLTLAVSGTGHCAMEAALLNVVEEGDKVLIGVNGYWGERATDIAKRLGAEVYQLVKEPGEHFTLEEIEKALLQHAPVLFFITHGESSTGVMQPLDGLGNLCHRYNCLLLIDAVASLGGAPILMDQQGIDILYSGSQKVLSAPPGACPISFSERARKKIYARKTKPVSFYLDMEELTKYWGCDGHPRKYHHTAPINTFFCLREALAILAETGLENSWKLHKENSLYLCSGLQKLGFKLFVKDLNARLPTVNTVFVPEGYNWKEITEYTMKNHGIEVSGGLGPSAGKVLRIGLMGYNSTKFNVDRVLHALEDALQHCLKNKL, encoded by the exons ATGTGCAGTGTTTTCCTAGTGCAACAGACAACCAGCTGGGCTCGTGTTTGCCTGCCTTTGCTTTCAGCTCAGAGTTGCCGCACCATGTCTTCTCAAAAACTTCAGGTGGCCCCCCCTGCACCTCTGCTACGACCCATGTTTGTCCCTGAGAGGCTTTTAATGGGTCCTGGACCTTCCAATTCCCCACCGCGAGTCTTGTCTGCAGGTGGTCGGCAGCTAATAGGACATATCCACAAAGAAATGATTGAG ATTATGGATGAGATCAAGGTGGGAATCCAGTATGCCTTCCAGACACAGAATCCCCTCACGCTTGCTGTCAGTGGCACAGGTCATTGTGCCATGGAAGCAGCCCTCCTGAACGTGGTGGAAGAAGGAGACAAAGTATTGATAGGTGTGAATGGATACTGGGGTGAACGAGCAACTGATATTGCCAAGAGGCTTG GAGCTGAAGTATATCAGCTGGTAAAAGAACCTGGAGAGCATTTTACTTTGGAAGAAATAGAGAAG GCTTTGTTGCAACATGCTCCTGTTTTGTTCTTCATCACACATGGAGAATCATCCACAGGAGTGATGCAgccactggatggccttggtaATCTCTGTCACAG GTATAATTGCTTACTATTGATAGATGCTGTGGCATCACTAGGTGGAGCTCCAATCCTCATGGACCAACAAG GAATTGACATTCTCTACTCGGGTTCCCAGAAGGTCTTAAGTGCACCTCCAGGTGCTTGTCCCATTTCTTTCAGTGAAAGAGCCAG GAAGAAGATTTATGCCAGGAAGACAAAGCCAGTCTCCTTCTATTTGGACATGGAAGAGCTGACTAAATACTGGGGCTGTGATGGCCACCCAAGAAA ATATCATCATACTGCTCCAATCAACACATTCTTTTGTCTGCGAGAAGCCTTAGCAATTCTTGCAGAAACG GGACTAGAAAATTCGTGGAAGCTTCATAAGGAGAATAGCCTGTATTTGTGTTCAGGGCTACAGAAATTAGGCTTCAAGCTCTTTGTGAAAGATTTG AATGCAAGGCTCCCAACAGTCAACACAGTCTTTGTACCTGAAGGATACAACTGGAAAGAAATAACTGAATATACAATGAAAAATCATGGGATCGAAGTCTCAGGAGGCCTGGGTCCTTCAGCAGGCAAG GTTCTTCGAATAGGACTGATGGGTTACAACTCTACTAAATTTAACGTTGACAGAGTCCTTCATGCCCTGGAGGATGCCCTCCAGCATTGTCTCAAGAACAAGTTATGA